One genomic window of Arthrobacter sp. KBS0703 includes the following:
- the rplN gene encoding 50S ribosomal protein L14, whose translation MIQQESRLKVADNTGAKEILTIRVLGGSGRRYAGIGDVIVATVKDAIPGGNVKKGDVVKAVIVRTKKERRRADGSYIKFDENAAVILKNDGDPRGTRIFGPVGRELRDKKFMKIVSLAPEVL comes from the coding sequence GTGATTCAGCAGGAGTCGCGACTCAAGGTCGCCGACAACACGGGTGCTAAGGAAATCCTTACCATTCGCGTTCTCGGTGGATCTGGCCGTCGCTACGCAGGCATTGGCGACGTCATCGTCGCTACCGTCAAGGACGCAATCCCGGGCGGCAACGTAAAGAAGGGCGATGTCGTCAAGGCTGTCATCGTCCGTACCAAGAAGGAACGCCGCCGTGCGGATGGTTCCTACATCAAGTTTGACGAGAACGCAGCTGTGATCCTGAAGAACGACGGTGACCCCCGCGGCACCCGTATCTTCGGACCGGTTGGTCGTGAACTTCGTGACAAGAAGTTCATGAAGATCGTTTCTCTGGCTCCGGAGGTGCTCTAG
- the rplR gene encoding 50S ribosomal protein L18 — MAIAINKKRTNKSKSASRSRRQLRIRKRISGTAVRPRLVVNRSARHVFVQVVDDTKGLTVASASTLEADLRAFDGDKTAKAKRVGELVAERAKAAGVEAVVFDRGGNKYHGRIAAVADGAREGGLSL, encoded by the coding sequence ATGGCCATCGCAATTAACAAGAAGCGTACGAACAAGAGCAAGTCTGCTTCGCGCAGCCGCCGCCAGCTTCGTATCCGCAAGCGCATCTCCGGAACGGCTGTACGTCCTCGCCTGGTCGTCAACCGCTCCGCACGCCACGTATTCGTCCAGGTTGTCGATGACACCAAGGGCCTGACCGTAGCGAGCGCGTCCACACTGGAAGCCGACCTTCGTGCATTCGACGGTGACAAGACCGCCAAGGCCAAGCGCGTTGGTGAGCTCGTAGCCGAGCGCGCCAAGGCTGCCGGGGTCGAAGCTGTTGTCTTCGACCGTGGTGGTAACAAGTACCACGGCCGGATCGCCGCCGTCGCTGACGGTGCACGTGAAGGTGGGCTGTCACTGTGA
- a CDS encoding DNA-directed RNA polymerase subunit alpha: MLIAQRPTLSEEVVSDNRSRFIIEPLEPGFGYTLGNSLRRTLLSSIPGAAVTSIRIDGVLHEFTTVPGVKEDVTEIILNIKNLSVSSEHDEPVVAYLRKQGPGVVTAADIAPPAGVEFHNPDLHIATLNSKGKFELELTIERGRGYVSAAQNKSGDAEIGRIPVDSIYSPVLKVTFRVEATRVEQRTDFDKLIVDVETKQAIAPRDAVASAGTTLVELFGLARELNTAAEGIEIGPSPTDAALAADMALPIEDLDLTVRSYNCLKREGIHTVGELVARSEADLMDIRNFGAKSIDEVKAKLVELGLSLKDSPPGFDLAARAAAIEEDDAAFSDDEL; the protein is encoded by the coding sequence GTGCTCATTGCACAGCGCCCCACCCTCTCCGAAGAGGTCGTCTCCGATAACCGCTCCCGTTTCATCATTGAACCGCTGGAGCCGGGCTTCGGTTACACCCTCGGAAACTCCCTCCGCCGTACCCTGCTCTCCTCCATCCCCGGTGCCGCTGTAACCAGCATCCGGATCGATGGCGTGCTGCACGAGTTCACCACGGTTCCGGGTGTCAAGGAAGATGTCACCGAGATCATCCTGAACATCAAGAACCTGTCTGTGTCCTCCGAGCACGACGAGCCGGTTGTTGCTTACCTGCGCAAGCAGGGCCCCGGAGTCGTCACCGCCGCGGACATCGCTCCGCCGGCCGGCGTCGAGTTCCACAACCCGGATCTGCACATTGCCACGCTGAACTCGAAGGGCAAGTTCGAGCTCGAACTGACCATCGAGCGCGGCCGCGGCTACGTTTCGGCAGCTCAGAACAAGTCCGGCGACGCCGAGATCGGCCGTATTCCGGTTGACTCGATCTACTCGCCGGTGCTGAAGGTTACTTTCCGCGTGGAAGCCACCCGTGTTGAGCAGCGCACCGACTTCGACAAGCTCATTGTCGACGTCGAGACCAAGCAGGCCATCGCCCCGCGCGATGCTGTTGCTTCGGCAGGTACCACCCTGGTGGAACTGTTCGGTCTGGCCCGCGAGCTGAACACCGCAGCTGAAGGTATCGAGATTGGCCCGTCGCCGACGGATGCTGCCCTGGCAGCAGACATGGCCCTGCCGATCGAGGATCTGGACCTCACCGTCCGTTCCTACAACTGCCTCAAGCGTGAGGGCATCCACACCGTGGGTGAACTCGTTGCCCGCTCCGAGGCTGACCTGATGGACATCCGCAACTTCGGTGCGAAGTCCATCGATGAGGTCAAGGCAAAGCTGGTTGAACTGGGCCTGTCCCTCAAGGACTCGCCTCCCGGTTTCGACCTGGCCGCCCGCGCCGCAGCCATCGAAGAGGACGACGCCGCGTTCAGCGACGACGAGCTCTAA
- the rpsH gene encoding 30S ribosomal protein S8, with the protein MTMTDPVADMLTRLRNANSAYHDSVSMPYSKLKARVADILKAEGYIASWKEEDAEVGKKLTLELKFGPNRERSIAGVRRISKPGLRVYAKSTNLPHVLGGLGVAILSTSSGLLTDKQAGKKGVGGEVLAYVW; encoded by the coding sequence ATGACAATGACAGATCCTGTCGCAGACATGCTTACGCGTCTGCGCAACGCAAACTCGGCATACCACGATTCCGTGTCTATGCCTTACAGCAAGCTCAAGGCACGCGTTGCCGACATCCTGAAGGCTGAAGGTTACATCGCCTCCTGGAAAGAAGAAGACGCTGAAGTCGGCAAGAAGCTGACTCTCGAGCTCAAGTTCGGTCCGAACCGCGAGCGTTCAATCGCCGGTGTTCGTCGTATTTCCAAGCCGGGACTGCGCGTATACGCAAAGTCCACCAACCTGCCGCACGTGCTCGGTGGCCTGGGTGTCGCAATCCTGTCCACCTCTTCCGGCCTCTTGACTGACAAGCAGGCCGGCAAGAAGGGCGTGGGCGGCGAAGTCCTCGCTTACGTCTGGTAA
- the secY gene encoding preprotein translocase subunit SecY translates to MLSAFGRAFRTPDLRRKLLFTLGIITIFRLGAFIPSPGVNYQNVQQCLSNGQTQGGIYQLVNLFSGGALLQVSIFALGIMPYITASIIVQLLRVVIPRFQQLYEEGASGQSKLTQYTRYLTIALGLLNATTLVSLARSGQLLPGCNLPIIPDSSIITTILIIITLTAGTGLIMWMGELVTEKGVGNGMSLLIFTAIAAGFPTSLGAIWTAQGPGTFFLVLAIGLLTVALVVFVEQSQRRIPVQYAKRMIGRRTVGGTSTYIPIKVNMAGVIPVIFASSMLYLPALISQFNQPKAGEQMQPWVEWINNNLTRGDHPIYMALYFAMIVFFTYFYVAITFNPEEVSDNMKKYGGFIPGIRAGKPTADYLQYVLSRITLPGAFYLGFVALIPLVALVLINANQNFPFGGTSILIMVGVGLETVKQIDAQLQQRHYEGLLR, encoded by the coding sequence TTGCTTAGCGCATTCGGCCGGGCTTTTCGAACGCCTGATCTGCGACGCAAGTTGTTGTTCACGCTGGGAATCATCACAATCTTCCGCTTGGGAGCCTTCATCCCCTCGCCTGGTGTGAACTACCAGAATGTCCAGCAATGCTTGTCGAACGGGCAGACCCAGGGCGGGATCTACCAGCTCGTCAATCTTTTCAGCGGCGGTGCATTGCTGCAGGTCTCCATCTTCGCTTTGGGAATCATGCCGTACATTACGGCCAGCATCATTGTGCAGCTGCTCCGGGTGGTCATTCCCCGTTTCCAACAGCTGTATGAAGAAGGCGCCTCGGGCCAGTCAAAGCTGACGCAGTACACGCGTTACCTGACCATCGCCCTGGGCCTGCTGAACGCCACCACGCTGGTTTCCCTGGCACGCTCCGGGCAGCTGCTGCCTGGCTGCAACCTGCCCATCATCCCGGACAGCAGCATCATCACTACGATCCTGATCATCATCACGCTGACGGCCGGCACCGGCCTCATCATGTGGATGGGCGAGCTCGTGACCGAGAAGGGCGTGGGCAACGGCATGTCGCTGCTCATCTTCACGGCCATCGCCGCCGGCTTCCCCACGTCGCTGGGCGCTATCTGGACCGCGCAGGGCCCGGGAACGTTCTTCCTCGTCCTCGCCATCGGCCTGCTGACCGTCGCGCTGGTTGTCTTCGTTGAACAGTCCCAGCGTCGCATTCCGGTGCAGTACGCGAAGCGGATGATCGGACGCCGCACAGTGGGCGGCACCAGCACGTACATCCCCATCAAGGTGAACATGGCTGGCGTTATCCCGGTCATCTTTGCCTCGTCCATGCTTTACCTGCCGGCGTTGATCTCCCAGTTCAACCAGCCGAAGGCGGGGGAGCAGATGCAACCGTGGGTTGAGTGGATCAACAACAACCTGACCCGCGGTGACCACCCCATCTACATGGCGCTCTACTTCGCCATGATCGTTTTCTTTACCTACTTCTACGTCGCGATCACCTTCAACCCTGAAGAGGTCTCGGACAACATGAAGAAATACGGCGGCTTCATTCCGGGTATCCGTGCCGGCAAGCCGACCGCGGATTACCTGCAGTACGTCCTGTCGCGGATCACGCTGCCCGGCGCCTTCTACCTTGGCTTTGTGGCACTGATCCCGCTGGTGGCGCTCGTGCTGATCAACGCGAACCAGAACTTCCCGTTCGGTGGCACCTCGATCCTGATCATGGTGGGCGTTGGCCTGGAAACCGTCAAGCAAATTGACGCGCAGCTACAGCAGCGTCACTACGAAGGGCTATTGCGATGA
- the rplE gene encoding 50S ribosomal protein L5, translated as MTETLETPATKIVPRLKTKYADSVKNTLLEEFKYQNVNQVPRLVKVVVNMGVGDAAKDSKLIDGAVRDLTLITGQKPQVTKARKSIAQFKLREGMPIGAHATLRGDRMWEFVDRLVTLALPRIRDFRGLSGKQFDGNGNYTFGLTEQVMFHEIDQDSIDRVRGMDITVVTTAKTDDEGRALLKALGFPFKTEA; from the coding sequence ATGACTGAGACTCTCGAGACTCCGGCAACGAAGATCGTTCCTCGTCTGAAGACCAAGTACGCGGATTCCGTCAAGAACACGCTTCTTGAGGAATTCAAGTACCAGAACGTTAACCAGGTTCCCCGTCTGGTCAAGGTTGTTGTGAACATGGGTGTTGGAGATGCCGCCAAGGACTCCAAGCTGATCGACGGCGCTGTCCGCGACCTCACCCTGATCACCGGCCAGAAGCCGCAGGTAACCAAGGCCCGTAAGTCGATCGCACAGTTCAAGCTGCGCGAAGGCATGCCCATCGGCGCACACGCAACCCTGCGTGGCGACCGCATGTGGGAATTCGTGGACCGTCTGGTCACGCTGGCTCTGCCGCGTATCCGTGACTTCCGCGGCCTCAGCGGCAAGCAGTTCGATGGCAACGGCAACTACACCTTCGGTCTGACCGAGCAGGTTATGTTCCACGAGATCGACCAGGATTCCATCGACCGCGTTCGCGGTATGGACATCACGGTTGTGACCACCGCCAAGACCGACGACGAAGGCCGCGCGCTGCTCAAGGCGCTTGGTTTCCCGTTCAAAACCGAAGCTTAA
- the rplX gene encoding 50S ribosomal protein L24 — MAKIKKGDLVQVITGAKAERGGDRGKQGKVLRVFTDTNRVLVEGVNRVTKHTKVGQSQRGTKTGGIEVVEAPIHISNVALVDPSTKKPTRVGFRTETVERNGKQREVRIRVAKSSGKDI, encoded by the coding sequence ATGGCTAAGATCAAAAAGGGTGACCTGGTTCAGGTCATCACTGGCGCCAAGGCTGAGCGCGGCGGCGACCGTGGCAAGCAGGGCAAGGTTCTGCGCGTGTTCACCGACACCAACCGCGTGCTGGTTGAAGGCGTCAACCGCGTAACCAAGCACACCAAGGTCGGTCAGTCGCAGCGCGGCACCAAGACTGGTGGCATCGAGGTTGTTGAAGCCCCGATCCACATTTCCAACGTGGCTCTGGTTGACCCGTCCACCAAGAAGCCCACCCGCGTCGGCTTCCGCACTGAAACCGTTGAGCGCAACGGCAAGCAGCGCGAAGTACGCATCCGCGTGGCCAAGAGCTCAGGGAAGGACATCTAA
- the rplO gene encoding 50S ribosomal protein L15, whose translation MAEKKTTEAAAADKQSALKVHHLRPAPGAKTAKTRVGRGEGSKGKTAGRGTKGTKARYQIKAGFAGGQLPLHMRLPKLRGFKNPFRVEFQVVNLDKLNELFPEGGAVTVENLVAKGAVRKNQPVKVLGTGDITVKVDVTVHAFSASAAEKIAAAGGTTTAL comes from the coding sequence ATGGCAGAGAAGAAAACCACTGAGGCCGCAGCTGCTGACAAGCAGAGCGCGCTGAAGGTTCACCACCTGCGTCCCGCCCCGGGTGCCAAGACCGCCAAGACCCGTGTTGGTCGTGGTGAAGGTTCCAAGGGTAAGACCGCTGGTCGCGGTACCAAGGGTACGAAGGCCCGCTACCAGATCAAGGCTGGCTTTGCCGGCGGCCAGCTGCCGCTGCACATGCGCCTGCCGAAGCTGCGCGGCTTCAAGAACCCGTTCCGGGTTGAGTTCCAGGTTGTAAACCTGGACAAGCTCAACGAGCTGTTCCCGGAAGGTGGCGCTGTCACCGTGGAGAACCTGGTTGCAAAGGGTGCCGTTCGCAAGAACCAGCCCGTGAAGGTGCTTGGCACCGGCGACATCACCGTCAAGGTTGACGTCACCGTCCACGCCTTCTCAGCCAGTGCCGCTGAAAAGATCGCTGCAGCAGGCGGAACCACCACCGCTCTCTAA
- the rpsM gene encoding 30S ribosomal protein S13: MARLAGVDIPREKRLEIALTYIYGVGKTRAHETLAATGISADVRVKDLTDAQLVELRDYIEGNYKVEGDLRREVAADIRRKVEIGSYEGLRHRKGLPVRGQRTKTNARTRKGPKRTVAGKKKAR, encoded by the coding sequence ATGGCTCGTCTCGCTGGCGTAGACATTCCCCGCGAAAAGCGGCTGGAAATTGCGCTTACTTACATCTACGGCGTGGGCAAGACCCGTGCACACGAAACCCTGGCTGCCACCGGCATCAGCGCTGACGTCCGGGTCAAGGACCTGACGGATGCGCAGCTGGTAGAGCTGCGTGACTACATTGAAGGCAACTACAAGGTTGAGGGTGACCTTCGCCGCGAAGTGGCAGCAGATATCCGCCGCAAGGTTGAGATCGGCAGCTACGAAGGCCTGCGTCACCGCAAGGGCCTGCCCGTACGCGGACAGCGTACGAAGACCAACGCCCGTACCCGCAAGGGCCCGAAGCGTACCGTCGCCGGCAAGAAGAAGGCCCGTTAA
- the map gene encoding type I methionyl aminopeptidase, with translation MAFGQPRIEYKTNAQMRTMHEAGLVLSRALDAAVAAAAPGVTTKQLDEAFAAVLLEAGAKSNFLGYHGFPATICTSVNEEVVHGIPGSKVLQDGDIISIDGGAIVDGWHSDSARTVIVGTVDPEDQRLSDVTEAAMWRGIAALATGKFVGDVGCAVDDYVSSVPGKPLGILEDYVGHGIGSEMHMAPDVLNYRTSHRGPKIRPGLCLAIEPMLVRGSIETAVLDDDWTVVTTDGKRSCQWEHSVAVHEKGIWVLSAPDGGAARLAPLGVVPVPIP, from the coding sequence ATGGCATTCGGCCAGCCCCGGATTGAATACAAGACGAACGCGCAGATGCGGACCATGCACGAGGCCGGGCTGGTGCTGAGCCGCGCCCTGGACGCGGCTGTTGCCGCCGCCGCGCCGGGAGTCACCACGAAGCAGCTCGACGAGGCGTTCGCGGCCGTGCTCCTCGAAGCCGGCGCCAAGTCCAACTTCCTGGGCTACCACGGGTTCCCGGCCACCATCTGCACCTCCGTCAACGAGGAAGTGGTCCACGGCATCCCGGGGTCCAAGGTGCTGCAGGACGGGGACATCATCTCGATCGACGGCGGCGCGATCGTGGACGGCTGGCACTCCGATTCTGCCCGCACGGTGATCGTGGGAACTGTGGATCCCGAGGACCAGCGGCTCTCTGACGTCACCGAGGCGGCCATGTGGCGGGGGATCGCGGCCCTCGCCACGGGCAAGTTCGTGGGCGACGTCGGCTGCGCTGTGGACGACTACGTGTCCTCGGTGCCCGGCAAGCCGCTGGGCATCCTGGAGGACTACGTGGGGCACGGCATCGGCTCCGAGATGCACATGGCCCCGGACGTGCTGAACTACCGCACCAGCCACCGCGGGCCGAAGATCCGCCCGGGCCTGTGCCTCGCGATCGAGCCCATGCTGGTGCGCGGCAGCATCGAGACGGCAGTGCTGGACGATGACTGGACTGTGGTCACCACGGACGGCAAGCGTTCCTGCCAGTGGGAGCACTCCGTGGCGGTCCACGAGAAGGGCATCTGGGTGCTTTCGGCGCCCGACGGCGGTGCGGCCCGGCTCGCGCCGCTGGGCGTGGTCCCGGTTCCGATCCCCTGA
- the rpsE gene encoding 30S ribosomal protein S5, with translation MTEANKEKDTVSADQKAPEAVAAEATETTAPAAAADDRRGGARRGERGDRGQGRGDRGGRGGRDGGREAEKSQFVERVVTINRVSKVVKGGRRFSFTALVVVGDGNGMVGVGYGKAKEVPAAIAKGVEEAKKSFFRVPRIGSTIPHRVQGEAAAGVVMLRPASAGTGVIAGGPVRAVLECVGIHDILSKSLGSSNAINIVHATVDALKRLEEPAAVAARRGLPLDEIAPPAMVKALMNQKAGV, from the coding sequence GTGACGGAAGCAAACAAGGAAAAGGACACTGTGTCTGCAGATCAGAAGGCGCCTGAAGCCGTAGCTGCTGAGGCCACTGAGACCACTGCCCCCGCAGCTGCTGCCGATGACCGCCGTGGTGGCGCTCGTCGTGGCGAGCGTGGCGACCGTGGCCAGGGCCGCGGCGACCGTGGTGGCCGTGGTGGCCGCGATGGCGGCCGTGAAGCCGAGAAGAGCCAGTTCGTAGAGCGCGTTGTCACCATCAACCGCGTTTCCAAGGTCGTCAAGGGTGGTCGTCGCTTTAGCTTCACCGCACTCGTCGTCGTTGGTGACGGCAACGGTATGGTCGGCGTCGGCTACGGTAAGGCAAAGGAAGTTCCTGCCGCAATCGCGAAGGGCGTTGAAGAGGCCAAGAAGTCCTTCTTCCGCGTTCCCCGTATCGGCAGCACCATCCCGCACCGCGTTCAGGGTGAGGCCGCCGCAGGCGTCGTCATGCTGCGTCCGGCTTCCGCCGGTACCGGTGTTATCGCCGGTGGCCCGGTCCGTGCAGTACTGGAGTGCGTGGGCATCCACGACATCCTCTCCAAGTCGCTCGGTTCCTCCAACGCCATCAACATCGTTCACGCGACCGTTGATGCCCTGAAGCGCCTCGAAGAGCCGGCAGCAGTGGCAGCACGCCGCGGCCTCCCGCTCGATGAGATCGCTCCGCCGGCAATGGTGAAGGCTCTCATGAACCAGAAGGCAGGTGTCTGA
- a CDS encoding P1 family peptidase: protein MGATGSITDVPGLRVGHRQKNDGGWLSGVTVVLPPPGTVGSVDVRGGGPGTHETDALDPTTLVPTVDAVVLTGGSAYGLVTAHGAQRWCEEQRRGFEVQGGVVPIVPAAAIFDLGRGGDFSARPDAEMGYAAAAAAGAEKDGHDVERGNVGAGTGAVIGRGKFKGGVGTASVTLENGVVVGALAVVNALGLPFAPPAEPAETRGEAAGPGDFDKPNRRPPLNTTLVVVATNAALDPAECKRTASAAHAGLARALNPSHTLADGDTVFCLATGAAALDRTTQAVRQVSLITLQSAAADVVRLAILDGIRSAAAVTTAAGTFDAYGS from the coding sequence ATGGGAGCGACGGGATCCATCACCGATGTGCCGGGCCTGCGGGTGGGGCACCGGCAGAAGAACGACGGCGGCTGGCTGAGCGGCGTGACCGTGGTCCTGCCGCCGCCGGGGACCGTCGGCTCGGTGGACGTCCGCGGGGGAGGTCCCGGCACCCACGAGACCGACGCGCTGGACCCGACGACGCTCGTTCCCACCGTTGACGCCGTGGTGCTCACCGGCGGCAGCGCCTACGGCCTGGTGACCGCCCACGGCGCCCAGCGCTGGTGCGAGGAGCAGCGCCGAGGCTTCGAAGTCCAGGGCGGCGTGGTGCCTATTGTCCCGGCCGCAGCCATCTTCGACCTCGGCAGAGGAGGCGACTTCAGCGCCCGCCCGGACGCCGAGATGGGTTACGCGGCAGCAGCCGCCGCCGGTGCTGAGAAGGACGGGCACGACGTCGAACGCGGCAACGTGGGAGCCGGCACCGGAGCGGTCATCGGGCGGGGCAAATTCAAAGGCGGAGTGGGCACGGCTTCGGTCACGCTGGAGAACGGCGTGGTGGTCGGGGCACTGGCTGTAGTGAACGCGCTGGGCCTGCCGTTCGCCCCGCCGGCTGAGCCTGCCGAGACCCGGGGCGAAGCTGCCGGGCCCGGTGATTTCGACAAGCCCAATCGGCGGCCGCCGCTCAACACCACGCTCGTGGTTGTCGCGACCAACGCGGCGCTGGACCCGGCCGAGTGTAAGCGCACCGCTTCCGCCGCCCACGCCGGACTGGCCCGGGCGCTGAACCCGAGCCACACGCTGGCGGACGGGGACACGGTGTTCTGCCTCGCCACCGGCGCGGCCGCCCTGGACCGGACGACGCAGGCTGTCCGGCAGGTGAGTCTCATCACCCTGCAGAGTGCGGCAGCCGACGTCGTACGCCTGGCGATCCTGGACGGGATCCGCAGCGCAGCGGCCGTGACCACGGCCGCGGGCACTTTTGATGCCTACGGTTCCTGA
- the rpsK gene encoding 30S ribosomal protein S11, with translation MPPKTRGAVRKPRKKDKKNIALGQAHIKSTFNNTIVSITDPNGAVISWASAGEVGFKGSRKSTPFAAQMAAEAAAKRAQEHGLKKVDVFVKGPGSGRETAIRSLQAAGLEVGSIQDVTPAAHNGCRPPKRRRV, from the coding sequence ATGCCCCCGAAGACTCGTGGCGCGGTTCGCAAGCCGCGTAAGAAGGACAAGAAGAATATCGCGCTTGGCCAGGCGCACATCAAGAGCACCTTTAACAACACCATCGTGTCCATCACGGACCCGAACGGTGCTGTCATCTCCTGGGCTTCCGCCGGTGAGGTTGGATTCAAGGGCTCACGTAAGTCCACCCCGTTCGCTGCACAGATGGCTGCCGAAGCTGCTGCCAAGCGTGCGCAGGAGCACGGCCTGAAGAAGGTTGACGTGTTCGTCAAGGGACCGGGATCCGGACGCGAGACCGCCATCCGTTCGCTGCAGGCCGCTGGCCTCGAGGTTGGCTCCATCCAGGACGTCACCCCCGCCGCGCACAACGGCTGCCGTCCGCCGAAGCGCCGCCGCGTCTAA
- the rpmD gene encoding 50S ribosomal protein L30 codes for MAKNLIPSDAQLEITQIKSAIGGKQNQRDTLRSLGLKRIGQTVVRTADAVTVGMLNTVPHLVKVEEAK; via the coding sequence ATGGCTAAAAACCTGATTCCGTCCGACGCTCAGTTGGAGATCACTCAGATCAAGTCCGCCATTGGCGGCAAGCAGAACCAGCGCGACACCCTTCGGTCCCTCGGCCTGAAGCGGATCGGACAGACTGTTGTCCGCACCGCCGACGCCGTGACCGTTGGAATGCTCAACACGGTTCCGCACCTGGTAAAGGTAGAGGAGGCGAAGTAA
- the infA gene encoding translation initiation factor IF-1, giving the protein MAKKDGVIEIEGVVTEALPNAMFRVELTNKHVVLAHISGKMRQHYIRILPEDRVVVELSPYDLTRGRIVYRYK; this is encoded by the coding sequence ATGGCCAAGAAGGACGGGGTCATAGAGATCGAGGGCGTAGTGACTGAGGCGCTGCCCAACGCGATGTTTCGTGTTGAGCTCACCAACAAGCACGTCGTTCTGGCACACATCTCTGGAAAAATGCGTCAGCACTACATCAGGATTCTCCCTGAGGACCGGGTAGTGGTGGAGCTGAGCCCTTACGACCTGACACGTGGTCGTATCGTCTACCGCTACAAGTAA
- the rpmJ gene encoding 50S ribosomal protein L36 has protein sequence MKVKPSVKQICEKCKVIRRNGRVMVICENPRHKQRQG, from the coding sequence ATGAAGGTCAAGCCGAGCGTCAAGCAGATCTGCGAAAAGTGCAAAGTGATCCGCCGTAATGGCCGGGTCATGGTGATCTGCGAGAACCCGCGCCACAAGCAGCGCCAGGGCTAA
- the rplF gene encoding 50S ribosomal protein L6 — MSRIGRLPITVPAGVEVKVDGSVVSVKGSKGELSHTVASPIEVALEDGTLTVARPNDERASRSLHGLTRTLIANMIQGVTAGYEKKLEIVGTGYRVQAKGSDLEFALGYSHPVNVSAPAGITFAVEGPTKLSVSGINKQQVGEVAANIRKLRKPDPYKGKGIRYAGEVIRRKVGKAGK; from the coding sequence ATGTCACGTATTGGACGTCTCCCCATCACCGTTCCTGCCGGCGTTGAGGTCAAGGTTGACGGCTCTGTCGTCAGCGTCAAGGGTTCCAAAGGCGAGCTGAGCCACACTGTGGCCAGCCCGATCGAGGTCGCCCTGGAAGATGGCACCCTGACTGTCGCCCGCCCGAACGACGAGCGCGCCTCCCGTTCACTCCACGGCCTGACCCGCACCCTGATCGCCAACATGATCCAGGGCGTCACCGCAGGCTACGAGAAGAAGCTTGAAATCGTCGGTACCGGTTACCGCGTTCAGGCCAAGGGATCTGACCTTGAGTTCGCTCTCGGTTACAGCCACCCGGTTAACGTTTCGGCTCCGGCCGGCATCACCTTTGCAGTAGAGGGGCCGACCAAGCTCTCTGTCTCAGGTATCAACAAGCAGCAGGTCGGCGAGGTTGCTGCCAACATTCGCAAGCTGCGTAAGCCGGACCCCTATAAGGGCAAGGGCATTCGCTACGCCGGCGAAGTCATCCGCCGCAAGGTCGGAAAGGCTGGTAAGTAA
- a CDS encoding adenylate kinase: MLIIGPPGSGKGTQAERISDRLGVVAISTGDIFRANVRGETPLGVEAKKYMDAGDFVPDSVTNKMVRDRLSEADVEDGFLLDGYPRTTAQVDYLDEILANGDQKLDVVLQLTADDEELVHRLLGRAKETGRSDDNEGVIRHRLDLYHEQTEPVVAKYAERGILTQVDGIGGIDEVTDRVMQAIKEAQAA; the protein is encoded by the coding sequence ATGTTGATTATCGGACCTCCGGGCTCCGGCAAGGGTACCCAGGCGGAACGCATCTCGGACCGCCTCGGCGTCGTTGCGATTTCCACCGGCGACATCTTCCGGGCAAACGTCAGGGGCGAGACCCCGCTGGGCGTCGAGGCCAAGAAGTACATGGATGCCGGTGACTTTGTTCCGGACAGCGTGACCAACAAGATGGTCCGCGACCGCCTCAGCGAGGCCGACGTCGAGGACGGCTTCCTGCTGGACGGCTACCCGCGCACCACGGCGCAGGTTGACTACCTCGACGAGATCCTGGCCAACGGTGACCAGAAGCTCGACGTCGTACTCCAGCTCACCGCCGACGACGAGGAACTCGTCCACCGCCTCCTGGGCCGCGCCAAGGAAACCGGGCGCAGCGACGACAACGAGGGCGTTATCCGCCACCGGCTGGATCTGTACCACGAGCAGACCGAACCCGTCGTGGCCAAGTACGCCGAGCGCGGCATCCTGACCCAGGTTGACGGCATCGGCGGCATTGACGAAGTCACCGACCGCGTCATGCAGGCCATCAAAGAGGCTCAGGCAGCCTGA